GGGGAGCCGTACACCGTCTCCCTGCAGGAGGGGGAGACCTCTCAGCAGGCCGCCCGGCGCGTCACCGAGGAGCTGATGGCGCGCATCGCCGCGCTGCTCGGCCGGCTGCGCGGGCAGCAGCCGCCGACCGTGCTGCATGATGGTCGCCGCGACGCCCACCGCCCCGAGGTCGGCAGGCCCCAGCGCGGGTATCGAGCCTGGAAGCAGACCTCATGATGACCACTCCACCGACCGCTCCCCGCCGTCTCGCCGTCCTCGGTGCCGGCAGCTGGGGCACCACCTTCGCCCGCGTCCTCGCCGACGGCGGGTCCGAGGTCGTGCTCTGGGCCCGCCGCGAGGAGGTCGCACGCGAGATCCGCGAGCAGCACAGCAACCGCGCCTATCTCCCTGACCATTCCCTGCCCGAGACGATCCACGGCACCTCCGACCTCGGCGCGGCGCTCGAGGGGGTCGACGGAGTCGTGATCGCGATCCCCGCCCAGTCGCTGCGCGCGACCCTCGCACCCCATGCCGCCCTGCCCGAGGTCCCGGTGCTGTCGCTGACCAAGGGGATCGAGCGCGGCACCGACGCCCGCATCAGCGAGGTCATCGCCGCGGCCGGGGGCGCGGCGCCGGCACGCATCGGAGTGCTCTCGGGACCGAACCTCTCGGCCGAGATCGCCGAGCGCCGCCCCTGCGCGAGCGTCGTCGCCGCCCCCTCCCAGCAGCTCGCGGAGACCTTCGCCGCCTGGTGCCGGGCACCCTACCTGCGGGCCTACACCTCCACCGACGTGGTCGGGGTGGAGGTCGCCGGCGCCGTGAAGAACGTCATCGCGATCGCGGTGGGCGCCGCGGTCGGGCTGGGGCACGGCCACAACACCACCGCCAGCCTGATCACCCGGGGCCTCGCCGAGATCACCCGGCTCGGCGTCGCACTCGGCGGCCAGGGGGAGACCTTCGCGGGCCTGGCCGGGCTGGGCGACCTGGTCGCCACCTGCGCGTCCCCGCTGAGCCGCAACCACCGCCTGGGCCTCGCCCTCGGGCGGGGGCTGGACGTGGAGGCCGCCGCCGCCGAGGTGGGCCAGACCGCCGAGGGCGTCGCCACCGCCCGGGCGGTCGCGGATCTCGCCGCGCGGCTCGGGGTGGACATGCCGATCACCCGAGCCGTGGTCGCCGTCGTGGACCATGGCGAGGGCATCGATGAGGTCACCACGGCGCTGTTGTCCCGCTCGGTCCGCCCCGAATGAATATGCTCTGA
The window above is part of the Brachybacterium vulturis genome. Proteins encoded here:
- a CDS encoding NAD(P)H-dependent glycerol-3-phosphate dehydrogenase, translating into MTTPPTAPRRLAVLGAGSWGTTFARVLADGGSEVVLWARREEVAREIREQHSNRAYLPDHSLPETIHGTSDLGAALEGVDGVVIAIPAQSLRATLAPHAALPEVPVLSLTKGIERGTDARISEVIAAAGGAAPARIGVLSGPNLSAEIAERRPCASVVAAPSQQLAETFAAWCRAPYLRAYTSTDVVGVEVAGAVKNVIAIAVGAAVGLGHGHNTTASLITRGLAEITRLGVALGGQGETFAGLAGLGDLVATCASPLSRNHRLGLALGRGLDVEAAAAEVGQTAEGVATARAVADLAARLGVDMPITRAVVAVVDHGEGIDEVTTALLSRSVRPE